A single region of the Lycium barbarum isolate Lr01 chromosome 2, ASM1917538v2, whole genome shotgun sequence genome encodes:
- the LOC132628316 gene encoding uncharacterized protein LOC132628316, protein MHIIDAKASYNMLLGRPWIHENKVVPSSYYQCLKYLEGSVEKKIVADDKPFTEAESHFVDAKFYLKNYMVREVKVDDIATTKSDKIATERADETIGKVEVGAEVSHSNPNKGNIVSLKNKKTTPVLCYVPKLKKKEGQPSEAQENTLGRLTLPIRRIDAINLSSKLLGDFVAQNPPQNMALPTKRTNEGFDPNAYKLFVKAGYNPNEPSKLGKLPSGASMIQSREGLGYKQPPPVRISIRRASINYITVEDESVASNKRPSVFDHLGKSATKASVFERLGSLKLKKKRKNKFHRDYQSVKTLALPGTQRDIQSLIPSRMRRQTKLVVSCEEVLKEKSHTVVYTKERDEDEESVGSSYHITAQSDRDTSFQIEVADKLENISSCYHISFNDGDPREDEDARDAPPELEEGVKTTVDSLKEVNLGTDEDPRPTYLSDFLTGDEEDTYMEILKEYRDVFAWSYKEMPGLDPKVAVHHLAVKNGAHPVKQAQRYFRPDLVPSIENEVNKLIEVGFIREVKYPTWISSIVPVKKKTGQIRVCVDFRDLNNACHKDDFPLPIP, encoded by the coding sequence ATGCATATCATCGACGCAAAGGCTTCGTATAATATGTTGCTTGGCAGGCCATGGATACACGAGAACAAAGTTGTCCCATCTTCCTACTATCAGTGTTTGAAGTATCTTGAAGGCAGTGTCGAAAAGAAGATAGTTGCTGATGATAAGCCATTTACTGAAGCAGAGTCACACTTCGTCGATGCGAAGTTCTACTTGAAAAACTACATGGTAAGAGAAGTAAAAGTCGATGACATCGCAACGACCAAGAGTGATAAGATCGCAACTGAAAGAGCTGATGAGACTATTGGAAAAGTTGAAGTTGGTGCTGAGGTGTCGCACTCCAATCCCAATAAAGGGAACATCGTGTCTTTGAAAAATAAGAAGACAACTCCCGTGCTCTGCTATGTCccaaagttgaagaaaaaggaaggTCAACCATCTGAAGCTCAAGAAAATACGCTAGGAAGGCTAACTCTTCCCATCAGACGAATTGATGCGATAAATTTGTCCTCAAAGTTACTTGGAGACTTCGTGGCTCAGAATCCACCACAAAATATGGCACTCCCTACAAAACGTACAAATGAAGGCTttgatccaaatgcttacaagttatttGTCAAGGCTGGGTACAACCCTAACGAGCCGTCAAAGTTGGGGAAACTTCCATCAGGAGCTAGCATGATACAATCACGTGAAGGTTTGGGATACAAACAACCTCCGCCAGTTCGCATATCCATAAGAAGGGCAAGTATCAACTACATCACTGTGGAAGATGAGTCTGTTGCTTCCAACAAAAGGCCTTCAGTGTTTGATCATCTTGGAAAGTCGGCCACAAAAGCTTCTGTATTTGAGAGATTAGGGTCGTTAAaactgaagaagaaaaggaagaacaaGTTCCACAGAGATTATCAAAGCGTGAAAACGCTTGCTTTGCCTGGAACCCAGAGGGATATACAAAGTTTGATTCCTTCTAGAATGAGACGACAAACAAAGCTTGTGGTTTCATGTGAGGAGGTTCTAAAAGAAAAGTCTCACACTGTAGTGTATACCAAGGAGCGTGACGAAGATGAGGAGAGTGTAGGTTCTTCATATCATATTACTGCACAAAGTGATCGAGATACTTCGTTTCAGATAGAGGTTGCCGATAAGTTGGAGAACATCTCCTCGTGTTACCACATATCTTTCAATGATGGCGATCCTCGAGAGGATGAAGATGCCAGAGATGCtcctccagaacttgaagaagGGGTGAAGACCACAGTAGACTCTTTGAAAGAAGTTAATCTTGGTACTGATGAAGACCCAAGGCCCACCTACCTAAGTGATTTTCTAACAGGTGATGAAGAAGACACTTACATGGAAATACTCAAAGAATATAGGGATGTTTTTGCTTGGAGTTATAAAGAGATGCCTGGATTAGATCCCAAAGTAGCAGTCCATCATCTGGCGGTCAAGAATGGTGCTCATCCTGTTAAGCAGGCCCAAAGGTATTTCAGACCAGATTTGGTTCCTTCAATCGAAAATGAAGTCAACAAACTCATTGAAGTTGGCTTTATTCGTGAAGTTAAATATCCTACATGGATTTCGAGTATCGTTCCCGTAAAAAAGAAGACTGGCCAAATTCGAGTTTGCGTTGACTTTAGGGATCTTAACAACGCATGCCATAAAGATGATTTCCCGCTTCCCAT